One Roseimaritima multifibrata DNA window includes the following coding sequences:
- a CDS encoding NAD(P)-binding domain-containing protein codes for MSVKAPTADRKPKSYFSTVPPQEILPIVNGRFESSVKGIYVIGDVTGLPLVKVAANQGASVIAKMKFDGSSQAEDGRLDLVIIGAGPAGLSAAMEAQERGLKYVVLERNKVASTVRSFPPGKKVYAEPQFVRNESKLEFDEDLDKDEFLHRVNRLVAENQLHIKEETEVKRVRKIGERQFQVETKSGKSFPTQQVLVAVGRQGQARLLDCPGSDNAEKVTYRLHTPEDYNDADIVIVGGGNSAIEAALLLMPHNRVTLSYRGDDLFRSKEENRRLVEQAERDGQLKILYRSNLKAIHDDQVDIEIDGQLRTLANDHVIVQIGTLPPVDFLMDMGLELDGVWTAKRFALSIAGLLVGIFVYFYSKNFVLHSDAAAEGKLLVPGMESLIGSTQLGFAAFLLGTVLPIAWLALLALKLINGNMQARGHAALFNIPYSTPMLIVGGLLYAGSLVAPSVLTLDPSAAGAGPYFVPGFTWMYNIVPKYFSNAYGFYYLVYFSAIAGFGLYWAIKTNHRLIWRRNLTIIATQWTLWWGIPTFLAVFIGRNPWTPLLTRSLNAWPLNMGAFNVDPAVGPGDPAWWHTVAVVGVVWAAVLTFIVIPLVTIRWGKIYCSYICSCGALAETVGNGFRHRGPKGDMPRKMERMGFIFIALATAATIADLYGFEGPLGQYNLWVGTALAGAVAIGLYPFLGQRVWCRMWCPLAFWMNFWGRWSQFKITPEKGKCIDCNVCNQYCQMGIDIKSSALKGEPITLKDSPCVGCNECIVRCPMEILHLGDLPIAKQKATPSLPIVDPPLAKPRKREVAR; via the coding sequence ATGTCTGTGAAAGCCCCCACAGCGGACCGCAAGCCGAAGTCCTATTTTTCCACGGTCCCACCGCAGGAAATCCTCCCGATCGTTAATGGACGTTTCGAATCCAGCGTCAAAGGCATCTACGTGATTGGCGACGTCACGGGGTTGCCGCTGGTCAAGGTGGCCGCGAATCAGGGTGCCAGCGTCATCGCGAAGATGAAGTTCGATGGGAGTTCCCAAGCGGAGGATGGTCGCCTAGACCTTGTCATCATCGGTGCGGGGCCCGCCGGATTGTCCGCAGCGATGGAAGCGCAAGAGCGCGGGCTGAAGTATGTCGTGCTGGAACGCAACAAAGTTGCCAGCACGGTCCGCAGCTTTCCGCCCGGCAAAAAGGTCTACGCCGAGCCCCAATTCGTTCGCAACGAAAGCAAACTTGAGTTCGATGAAGATTTGGACAAAGACGAGTTTCTCCACCGCGTCAATCGTTTGGTTGCCGAGAACCAATTGCACATCAAGGAAGAGACGGAAGTTAAGCGAGTTCGAAAAATTGGCGAGCGGCAGTTCCAGGTCGAGACAAAATCCGGTAAATCGTTTCCGACGCAGCAGGTCCTGGTCGCGGTGGGGCGCCAAGGACAAGCTCGATTGCTCGATTGTCCCGGTTCAGACAACGCTGAAAAAGTTACCTACCGGCTCCACACTCCGGAAGACTACAACGATGCCGACATCGTGATCGTTGGCGGCGGGAACTCAGCGATCGAAGCAGCCCTGTTGTTGATGCCGCACAATCGTGTCACGCTTTCCTATCGCGGCGATGACCTCTTTCGATCCAAGGAAGAAAACCGCCGGTTGGTTGAACAGGCTGAACGTGATGGTCAGCTCAAAATCCTCTACCGGAGCAACCTGAAAGCGATCCATGACGACCAAGTAGACATCGAAATCGATGGGCAATTGCGAACATTAGCAAACGACCATGTGATCGTGCAAATTGGGACGCTTCCACCTGTCGATTTCCTGATGGATATGGGGCTGGAACTTGACGGCGTCTGGACCGCTAAACGATTCGCTTTGTCGATCGCCGGATTGCTGGTCGGCATTTTTGTCTACTTCTACTCTAAAAACTTTGTGCTTCACTCCGATGCGGCGGCAGAGGGCAAACTGTTGGTGCCGGGGATGGAGTCACTCATCGGGTCGACTCAACTGGGATTTGCTGCGTTTCTGCTAGGAACGGTCCTGCCGATCGCTTGGCTTGCGCTGCTGGCGTTAAAACTGATCAACGGAAACATGCAGGCGCGTGGGCATGCTGCCCTGTTCAACATCCCCTACTCCACCCCGATGCTGATCGTCGGTGGCTTGCTGTATGCAGGATCGCTCGTTGCCCCCAGCGTACTCACACTCGATCCATCGGCAGCAGGCGCTGGCCCCTATTTCGTGCCAGGCTTTACTTGGATGTACAACATTGTCCCCAAGTACTTCAGCAACGCGTATGGGTTCTACTATCTGGTTTACTTCTCGGCGATCGCGGGGTTCGGTTTGTACTGGGCGATCAAGACGAATCACCGACTCATCTGGCGTCGGAACCTGACGATCATCGCGACGCAGTGGACTTTATGGTGGGGGATTCCGACCTTTCTAGCTGTGTTCATTGGTCGCAATCCGTGGACACCGTTGCTCACTCGATCGCTGAATGCCTGGCCATTGAACATGGGTGCTTTTAATGTCGATCCAGCGGTCGGTCCCGGCGATCCCGCCTGGTGGCATACCGTTGCCGTCGTGGGTGTGGTTTGGGCTGCCGTGCTCACCTTCATCGTCATCCCGCTGGTGACGATTCGCTGGGGGAAGATTTACTGTTCGTACATCTGCTCGTGTGGTGCGCTCGCGGAAACCGTCGGCAATGGTTTTCGCCATCGCGGGCCCAAAGGGGATATGCCCCGCAAGATGGAGCGGATGGGGTTCATCTTCATCGCGTTAGCGACCGCTGCAACGATCGCCGATCTGTACGGATTTGAGGGACCGCTGGGCCAATACAACTTGTGGGTTGGAACGGCTTTGGCTGGAGCGGTCGCGATTGGCTTGTATCCATTTCTCGGACAACGAGTATGGTGCCGGATGTGGTGCCCGCTGGCGTTTTGGATGAACTTTTGGGGACGCTGGTCGCAGTTCAAAATCACTCCCGAGAAAGGTAAGTGCATCGATTGCAACGTTTGCAATCAGTACTGCCAAATGGGCATCGACATCAAATCGAGCGCGTTAAAAGGGGAACCGATCACTCTAAAAGATTCGCCATGCGTCGGCTGCAATGAGTGTATTGTCCGCTGCCCGATGGAGATTCTGCATCTAGGTGATCTACCTATCGCGAAACAGAAAGCAACCCCATCGCTTCCGATCGTCGATCCTCCATTGGCTAAACCTCGCAAACGTGAAGTAGCCCGATGA
- a CDS encoding PQQ-dependent sugar dehydrogenase codes for MSFLKCVGKCTAVFALTSVVSVTSSAFAQTGVNQLSEAEKRSGWTLLFDGNSVDGWRNYQQDSIIKGWKVVDGALVRSAKGAGDIVTKESYDAFELLLDYKISPEGNSGLMFHVTEDNPKPWQSGPEIQIQDNVDGHDPQKAGWLYQLYRPTVPNWVQDKTLVDSSRPAGQWNQIYLRIAPQGCEVCLNGVRYFRFNVGDKDWNQKVASSKFAKFKAFGKAGNGHICLQDHGDEVAFRNIKVRRIAKDGSVPQPIDGKLDLNRELAFPKLEWDQREAVDENGKLQALRIIELTYAKDDSNRLFAASQHGEIWTFDNNPDVTKSHLVMDMRSEVAAWDSGGGNEQGLLGLAMHPEFKSNQKFYLYYSDADNARSVVSEFTMSKDDPNKANAKSERVVMEIAQPYKNHNGGSIEFGPDGYLYIGLGDGGDRNDPKASGQDLSQLLGSILRIDVDHPEGDKNYGIPSDNPFVKTTGARPEIYAFGLRNPWRLAFDRQTGDLWMGDVGQELWEEINVITKGGNYGWSSREGTNSFGNRPVVAGISDPIDPVWQYDHRIGRSVTGGRVYRNKRLPQLDGKYLYADYVTGVVWALSFDPATKRVTANEQVIPEGTQVLAFGEDQTGEIYYCTESTRGDCIYRFAQ; via the coding sequence ATGAGCTTTTTGAAATGTGTTGGCAAATGCACCGCCGTGTTTGCCTTGACGTCTGTGGTCAGTGTCACTAGTTCTGCGTTCGCGCAGACGGGCGTCAATCAACTTAGCGAAGCCGAAAAACGGAGTGGATGGACTTTACTGTTCGATGGAAATTCCGTTGATGGCTGGCGAAACTATCAACAGGACTCCATCATCAAGGGCTGGAAAGTCGTCGACGGGGCCTTGGTCCGCTCTGCAAAGGGCGCCGGCGACATCGTCACCAAGGAAAGCTACGACGCGTTTGAATTGCTGCTGGATTACAAGATCAGCCCCGAGGGAAACAGCGGCCTGATGTTTCATGTGACTGAAGACAATCCCAAACCATGGCAAAGCGGCCCCGAAATTCAGATTCAAGACAACGTGGACGGACATGATCCACAAAAGGCCGGCTGGCTGTATCAGTTGTATCGGCCGACGGTGCCGAATTGGGTGCAAGACAAGACGCTGGTCGATTCGTCACGTCCGGCCGGACAATGGAACCAAATCTATTTGCGGATTGCGCCACAGGGCTGCGAAGTCTGCTTGAACGGTGTCCGTTATTTCAGGTTCAATGTGGGCGATAAAGATTGGAATCAAAAGGTCGCGTCAAGCAAGTTCGCGAAGTTCAAAGCGTTTGGCAAAGCAGGCAACGGACATATTTGTTTGCAAGACCACGGCGATGAAGTTGCGTTTCGCAATATCAAAGTACGCCGCATCGCCAAAGACGGTAGCGTCCCCCAACCCATTGACGGCAAGCTTGACCTAAACCGTGAACTCGCCTTTCCCAAATTGGAGTGGGACCAAAGAGAAGCCGTTGACGAAAACGGAAAACTCCAGGCGCTGCGCATCATCGAATTGACGTACGCCAAAGACGACAGCAATCGGCTGTTCGCCGCGTCGCAGCATGGTGAGATCTGGACCTTCGATAATAACCCTGACGTCACCAAGTCCCATCTCGTGATGGACATGCGATCCGAAGTGGCCGCTTGGGATAGCGGTGGTGGCAATGAGCAAGGCCTTTTGGGGCTGGCAATGCACCCTGAATTCAAATCGAATCAAAAGTTCTATCTCTACTACTCGGACGCCGACAACGCTCGATCCGTGGTTAGCGAATTTACGATGTCCAAAGATGATCCAAACAAAGCCAATGCAAAGTCCGAACGTGTGGTGATGGAAATCGCACAGCCGTACAAGAATCACAACGGTGGCAGTATCGAATTTGGTCCCGATGGTTACCTGTACATTGGGCTGGGTGATGGTGGCGACCGCAACGACCCCAAAGCATCGGGGCAAGATCTTTCGCAGTTGCTCGGTTCGATCTTGCGTATCGATGTCGATCATCCCGAAGGGGATAAGAACTACGGTATTCCTAGCGACAATCCGTTTGTTAAAACGACAGGAGCACGACCGGAGATTTACGCGTTTGGATTACGCAATCCCTGGCGACTTGCCTTCGACCGCCAGACGGGCGACCTGTGGATGGGGGATGTCGGCCAAGAGCTCTGGGAAGAGATCAATGTAATTACCAAAGGGGGCAACTACGGCTGGAGCAGTCGCGAGGGAACCAATAGTTTTGGAAACCGTCCCGTCGTCGCCGGCATCAGTGACCCGATTGACCCGGTGTGGCAATACGATCACCGCATCGGCCGGTCGGTGACCGGCGGCCGCGTGTATCGAAACAAGCGTCTGCCGCAGCTGGATGGCAAGTACCTGTATGCCGATTACGTGACCGGCGTGGTCTGGGCGTTGTCATTCGATCCCGCAACTAAACGGGTGACCGCGAACGAACAAGTGATCCCCGAAGGCACTCAAGTCCTAGCGTTTGGCGAAGATCAAACGGGTGAAATCTATTACTGCACCGAAAGCACCCGCGGCGACTGTATTTACCGATTCGCACAGTAG
- a CDS encoding ATP-binding cassette domain-containing protein, with amino-acid sequence MNWPRPSNHRIDIAEGTRTSSEWNASRLCRHPGLDRPLEVNQGRARLVSEQDVNYEGVLDANTRVLLWCPPHDNRQLYVRIVREMPSEDSWMTVRGKVTNQDVLAAGDLLTIGQYAWVLHVYAEGNGVGLEPVDPMHGATIEFNDLQVGNRLDIDHLGIGAGELVAVTGPSGAGKSTLITELAGHRCGRGEVRIGNVSRNESHDPAIYQIAYVPQQDIVHADLTIAQQVIDYVGLTCSAPASDEAERALRMVGLRDLTMRFPDQISGGQLRRARLAAAISRGPTVLVLDEPDSGLDPATAALIRGLLKTFSLLGMTVVTITHHYQEMTLFDRVIRLQDGRVTQNHGPDLSSGDSTNGLDVSNQNDGDNRPSWLSQMARLVKREGRFLWQGQLLDRLQPLPPDTSIKRRGQRRLVEVAGLLTRQLMILTVWMPLLFAISVAVASPTVENGLRSHLVGFLSVLSVIWMAASASHLSFTSTFKRTQFERLQGLNAYSLLLAKTIVLSFVGIVQTSIYLCSLILIRHAVLGEPAFYGKLDTGDGVGVVAIHERFFDQLDEHVWYVYGVLILVAVAATQLGLLISAASRGRSRVAAVVLPLVMMFQIVFSPFVIRADQSKLPAEDVYAGFWWHKDCEGIAGCPSRLIQYQASGRYLCSLCEERAEDGDSSELDDRDISDRIADNSQVPSRFATGISLASLTRHADLATRPFLGASNTEQDEINQKADVAFWEIYLADLTAKFGWGTLLGMAIAFHTATLLLSGSIRMPRFRAKKSSRATIIYLVLCFGACGGGSLGFAQEVSDQSVLPNLEKETIRLPVRDGKYDASSIGQLSHQAETDTKTAVWIPLTEKTKAGLWLLKLAGTIKDYQVSDREIRLSIPSGDDAGKDWSDVRKALFPPQLIGVDEIGEHRQLVILIHGLEGGRSTYRYLKPMLVEAGWYPLEMVYPNDGGIKEPAEFLRDQIREIAVSHPNCRIALISHSMGGLVAWSALSREAPTVVTDLFTLGTPYAGSCMAHFQSDLELVDVAARFLAFDRASWEIERDGSGEAIEVLRPDSVLRRECLANELPSHVRVHIAAGNSGPIQSSDRQRWTSGLQRRIELESTPPRLVEDFKVLLEAEEMLDGLGDGAVTVASAMAAPRFDSRKVFRVSHTGLLRVDRNDDIKQWLIDLLGSR; translated from the coding sequence ATGAACTGGCCGCGACCCAGCAATCACAGAATTGATATAGCCGAAGGTACGCGAACCTCATCGGAGTGGAATGCGTCGCGTTTATGCCGGCATCCCGGTTTGGATCGACCGCTGGAAGTGAACCAAGGTCGCGCTAGGCTGGTTTCGGAGCAAGACGTCAATTACGAAGGCGTTCTGGACGCCAACACGCGTGTTCTGTTGTGGTGTCCCCCCCATGATAATCGTCAACTTTACGTTCGTATCGTTCGCGAGATGCCCAGCGAAGATTCCTGGATGACCGTTCGCGGTAAAGTCACCAATCAAGACGTTCTGGCCGCCGGCGACTTGTTGACCATCGGACAATATGCCTGGGTATTGCATGTTTACGCAGAAGGCAACGGTGTTGGGTTGGAGCCCGTCGATCCGATGCATGGGGCTACGATTGAGTTTAACGATTTGCAAGTGGGCAATCGCTTAGACATCGATCACCTTGGCATCGGTGCGGGTGAATTGGTAGCGGTGACCGGCCCGAGTGGTGCCGGCAAATCCACGTTGATCACCGAGTTGGCAGGGCATCGGTGTGGTAGGGGCGAAGTTCGTATTGGCAACGTGTCTCGGAACGAGAGCCATGATCCCGCAATCTATCAAATCGCCTATGTGCCACAGCAAGACATCGTTCACGCTGACTTGACGATTGCGCAGCAGGTAATCGATTACGTCGGATTGACTTGTTCAGCACCCGCCAGCGACGAAGCCGAACGCGCTTTAAGGATGGTTGGGCTACGAGATTTGACGATGCGGTTTCCTGACCAAATTTCGGGCGGACAACTTCGACGGGCGCGCTTGGCCGCTGCGATCTCGCGCGGTCCGACCGTACTGGTGTTGGATGAACCCGATAGCGGGCTTGATCCCGCGACCGCAGCCCTCATCCGCGGCCTTTTAAAAACCTTTAGCTTACTGGGCATGACCGTCGTCACGATCACGCATCACTACCAAGAAATGACACTGTTTGATCGTGTTATTCGCTTGCAAGACGGCAGGGTGACGCAGAACCACGGCCCTGATCTGTCCTCCGGTGACTCAACAAATGGTCTCGATGTTTCCAATCAGAATGACGGGGACAATCGCCCATCCTGGTTGAGCCAGATGGCTCGGTTGGTGAAGCGAGAAGGTCGCTTTCTATGGCAAGGACAACTGCTGGATCGTCTCCAGCCCTTGCCGCCCGATACGTCAATCAAACGACGGGGGCAACGACGCTTAGTGGAAGTCGCTGGATTACTAACGCGACAGTTGATGATTCTTACTGTTTGGATGCCGTTGCTTTTTGCGATCAGCGTTGCAGTTGCATCGCCGACCGTTGAGAACGGATTACGATCACATTTGGTTGGCTTTCTGTCAGTGCTTTCTGTCATCTGGATGGCCGCCAGTGCATCGCATCTGTCGTTCACGTCCACTTTCAAGCGAACCCAATTTGAACGATTGCAAGGCTTGAACGCCTACTCGCTATTGCTCGCCAAAACGATCGTGTTGTCATTTGTAGGAATTGTCCAAACGTCAATCTACCTTTGCTCTTTGATTCTGATTCGCCATGCTGTCCTTGGTGAACCTGCGTTCTATGGCAAGCTTGATACGGGCGATGGGGTTGGCGTGGTTGCGATTCATGAACGTTTCTTCGATCAACTAGATGAGCACGTTTGGTACGTCTATGGAGTGCTGATCCTGGTCGCGGTGGCTGCAACTCAATTGGGTTTGCTGATTTCGGCGGCGTCGCGCGGCCGTTCTCGAGTGGCGGCCGTTGTCCTTCCATTGGTGATGATGTTTCAAATTGTTTTTTCGCCGTTTGTAATACGCGCGGACCAAAGCAAGCTACCGGCAGAGGACGTCTACGCGGGGTTCTGGTGGCATAAAGACTGTGAAGGAATCGCTGGTTGCCCGTCTAGATTGATTCAATATCAAGCGTCTGGGCGGTATCTTTGCTCGTTGTGCGAGGAACGAGCCGAGGATGGAGATTCATCTGAATTGGATGATCGCGATATTTCCGATCGGATCGCAGACAATTCTCAGGTGCCGTCCCGGTTCGCCACAGGGATCTCACTGGCGTCGTTGACTCGGCACGCGGACCTGGCGACGCGTCCGTTTCTGGGAGCATCGAATACTGAACAAGACGAAATTAATCAAAAAGCGGATGTGGCGTTCTGGGAGATTTACCTTGCTGACCTCACAGCCAAATTTGGTTGGGGAACCTTGCTGGGCATGGCGATCGCATTTCATACAGCGACCTTGCTGTTGAGCGGTTCGATTCGCATGCCCAGATTCCGAGCCAAGAAAAGCAGCAGGGCAACAATCATTTACTTGGTTTTATGCTTTGGAGCGTGTGGGGGCGGATCCTTGGGGTTTGCCCAAGAGGTATCGGATCAATCCGTCCTGCCAAATCTCGAAAAGGAAACGATTAGACTGCCTGTGCGAGATGGGAAGTACGATGCCTCCTCCATTGGCCAACTGAGTCATCAGGCAGAAACCGATACCAAAACTGCCGTTTGGATTCCCTTAACAGAGAAAACGAAAGCCGGGCTGTGGTTACTGAAGTTGGCTGGCACGATCAAAGACTACCAGGTGAGTGACCGAGAAATTCGTTTGTCGATTCCATCGGGTGACGACGCTGGCAAGGATTGGTCTGATGTTCGTAAAGCGCTTTTTCCACCGCAACTGATTGGTGTGGATGAGATCGGCGAGCATCGTCAATTGGTAATTTTGATTCACGGGCTCGAAGGCGGTCGTTCCACCTACCGCTATTTAAAGCCGATGCTTGTTGAGGCCGGTTGGTACCCCCTTGAGATGGTCTATCCCAATGATGGTGGGATCAAAGAACCGGCCGAGTTTTTGCGAGATCAGATTCGCGAGATAGCTGTATCACACCCGAACTGCCGAATTGCGTTGATCTCTCATTCCATGGGTGGGCTGGTGGCTTGGTCCGCGCTGAGCCGTGAAGCACCCACGGTTGTGACCGATTTGTTTACATTGGGAACGCCATACGCCGGTTCATGCATGGCTCATTTTCAATCCGACTTGGAACTTGTTGATGTGGCAGCCCGCTTTCTAGCATTTGACCGAGCCAGTTGGGAGATAGAACGCGACGGTTCGGGGGAAGCAATCGAAGTGCTGCGACCAGATAGCGTCTTGCGAAGGGAATGTTTGGCAAATGAGTTGCCGTCTCATGTTCGCGTTCATATCGCCGCAGGTAATAGTGGTCCTATCCAATCGAGTGATCGCCAGCGTTGGACGTCTGGACTGCAACGACGCATTGAATTGGAATCGACCCCACCAAGATTGGTGGAAGACTTTAAAGTCTTGTTGGAAGCAGAGGAAATGTTGGACGGTTTAGGCGACGGTGCCGTCACCGTCGCCAGTGCAATGGCAGCCCCTCGATTCGACAGCCGAAAGGTGTTCCGTGTCTCGCACACCGGACTGCTGCGAGTCGACCGCAACGACGATATCAAACAGTGGCTGATCGACCTGCTTGGCAGTCGTTGA
- a CDS encoding DUF547 domain-containing protein, producing the protein MNKKSVSYYGPFFWLAIVSFSVPIVVAAKAFHEVQLTTKPTPHPDASGVDHALWDYLLKTYVENGLVDYDGIARDHIFRTYLRQLSEADPGKLTTSADQLALLCNAYNAFVINGVITHKIRDSVMNYQGEGIDFFDLKEHILHGQTLSLNQIEHELIRKRFNEPRIHVALVCAAKSCPAIRAEAYAGTRLTKQLEDQSIQFANQTKYVTYDAPSDTLKLSPLLDWYGTDWDQVGGYLPWLANRVQDETTKQAILRASRNETSVAFLDYDWSLNSQSPPGSAAPKPPSKKGQFGSGSIPNE; encoded by the coding sequence ATGAATAAAAAGAGCGTTTCCTATTACGGTCCCTTTTTCTGGTTAGCGATCGTTTCGTTCTCCGTGCCGATCGTCGTCGCAGCCAAAGCGTTCCATGAGGTGCAGTTGACGACCAAGCCGACGCCGCATCCCGATGCATCGGGCGTCGACCACGCGTTATGGGATTACCTACTCAAGACGTACGTAGAGAACGGCTTGGTAGACTACGACGGAATCGCTCGCGATCACATTTTCCGCACTTACTTGCGACAGCTCTCCGAAGCCGACCCCGGAAAGCTGACCACGTCGGCGGATCAGTTGGCACTGTTGTGCAATGCCTACAATGCGTTTGTCATCAATGGTGTCATCACCCACAAGATTCGTGATTCGGTGATGAATTATCAAGGCGAGGGTATCGACTTCTTTGATCTGAAAGAACACATCCTGCACGGCCAGACGCTCAGTCTAAACCAGATCGAGCACGAATTGATCCGAAAGCGATTCAATGAGCCCCGGATACACGTCGCCTTAGTTTGCGCAGCCAAAAGCTGCCCAGCGATCCGAGCCGAAGCCTATGCAGGAACGCGTTTAACAAAACAACTAGAGGACCAAAGTATCCAGTTCGCAAACCAAACGAAATACGTAACGTATGACGCGCCCAGCGACACACTCAAGTTGAGTCCGCTGCTGGACTGGTACGGCACCGACTGGGACCAAGTCGGCGGCTACCTGCCATGGCTAGCCAACCGAGTCCAAGACGAGACGACCAAGCAAGCAATACTCCGAGCTTCGCGCAACGAAACATCCGTCGCATTTCTAGACTACGATTGGTCGCTAAACTCACAATCTCCCCCCGGCTCCGCCGCGCCAAAACCACCAAGCAAAAAAGGACAATTCGGGTCAGGTTCCATCCCCAACGAATAA
- a CDS encoding SDR family oxidoreductase, translated as MDTIQETQTLPDVELVDPREAFAKPPFPQQEPFAMPGSTANMKPKPDHGEQNYRGSGKLKGLNAVVTGADSGIGRAIAVAYAREGANVVINFLTEESDAAETKTLVEAAGSKAVVIAGDLREESFCEELIEQSCDRLGSLDILVNNAAFQVVEETLEDFSTEVFDRIFKTNVYAPFWLSRAAMDRLPPGGSIINTVSIQGYNPSPYLLPYAMTKSAMIGMTKAMAKLAMERGIRVNAVAPGPVWTPFIPGSMPKDKFENFGANTLFERPAQPAELAPMYVWLASPEASYVTAEVYGCTGGMTPV; from the coding sequence ATGGATACCATACAAGAAACGCAGACCCTTCCCGATGTAGAATTGGTCGATCCCCGTGAAGCGTTCGCAAAGCCGCCGTTCCCGCAGCAAGAGCCATTTGCAATGCCTGGATCGACCGCGAACATGAAACCGAAACCCGATCACGGCGAACAGAACTACCGCGGTTCAGGGAAATTGAAAGGATTGAACGCAGTCGTGACCGGAGCCGACAGCGGCATTGGCCGCGCGATCGCGGTAGCGTATGCCCGTGAAGGGGCCAACGTCGTCATCAACTTTTTGACGGAGGAAAGTGATGCGGCTGAAACGAAGACACTTGTCGAAGCGGCCGGAAGCAAAGCCGTCGTCATCGCCGGCGATCTGCGTGAAGAGTCGTTTTGCGAGGAATTGATTGAACAATCGTGCGACCGGCTTGGATCGCTGGACATCCTGGTCAACAACGCGGCTTTCCAAGTCGTTGAGGAAACGCTCGAGGATTTTTCAACCGAAGTCTTTGACCGAATATTCAAGACAAACGTTTACGCACCGTTTTGGTTGTCGCGTGCGGCAATGGATCGGTTGCCCCCCGGAGGCAGCATCATCAATACGGTCTCGATTCAGGGCTACAACCCGTCACCGTACTTGCTGCCATACGCGATGACGAAGTCAGCGATGATCGGAATGACCAAAGCGATGGCAAAGCTCGCTATGGAACGGGGCATTCGCGTCAATGCGGTCGCTCCCGGTCCCGTATGGACACCGTTCATCCCCGGTTCGATGCCGAAAGACAAGTTCGAAAATTTTGGAGCAAACACTCTGTTTGAGCGACCGGCGCAACCAGCCGAACTGGCTCCGATGTACGTCTGGTTGGCTAGTCCAGAAGCGAGCTACGTCACAGCCGAAGTCTATGGCTGCACGGGTGGAATGACCCCCGTTTGA
- a CDS encoding PEP-CTERM sorting domain-containing protein (PEP-CTERM proteins occur, often in large numbers, in the proteomes of bacteria that also encode an exosortase, a predicted intramembrane cysteine proteinase. The presence of a PEP-CTERM domain at a protein's C-terminus predicts cleavage within the sorting domain, followed by covalent anchoring to some some component of the (usually Gram-negative) cell surface. Many PEP-CTERM proteins exhibit an unusual sequence composition that includes large numbers of potential glycosylation sites. Expression of one such protein has been shown restore the ability of a bacterium to form floc, a type of biofilm.) yields MLQNRFTIMFEIAFVFAAVSFAPNSSEAALVIDIQEIGSDVVATGSGTANLAGLSFNFDGGGTAYMEPSSTDIQIGGPNMVDWYSATLEPTSFGTGMPSVPDLITGPRWGVANGYLLVPKDYASGTFLSSTSTWNNTTLADLGVTSGTYTWTWGAGSDQDSLTLNAGGTTAVPEPSSLLLMGLACGGLMYRRKSHRELKNRRRFLRNPSRIHP; encoded by the coding sequence ATGCTTCAAAATCGTTTTACCATCATGTTCGAAATCGCCTTCGTCTTTGCCGCGGTCTCATTCGCCCCAAATTCCAGCGAGGCGGCCCTTGTGATCGATATTCAAGAAATCGGCAGCGACGTCGTAGCGACTGGGTCAGGAACTGCAAACCTCGCGGGACTGTCTTTTAATTTTGATGGGGGTGGGACCGCGTACATGGAACCATCGTCTACGGATATCCAGATAGGTGGACCGAATATGGTTGATTGGTATTCAGCGACCCTAGAGCCCACTAGTTTTGGAACAGGTATGCCATCGGTTCCCGATCTAATTACAGGGCCAAGGTGGGGAGTTGCCAATGGATATCTGTTGGTACCAAAGGACTATGCGTCAGGAACTTTTCTATCCAGCACTTCCACGTGGAACAACACGACCCTCGCGGATCTTGGTGTCACGTCAGGAACCTACACTTGGACTTGGGGGGCGGGAAGCGATCAGGACTCGTTGACCCTAAATGCTGGCGGCACCACCGCAGTTCCCGAACCGTCTTCATTACTTTTGATGGGGCTCGCATGCGGTGGCTTAATGTACCGCCGAAAGTCGCATCGTGAGCTGAAAAACAGGCGGCGATTCCTGCGGAACCCATCACGCATCCATCCTTGA